The genome window AGTATTTGTCGTTCGCCGTCTCTAGATCTAATCGGATTGTGCTTACAGgaagatcaacaccaaactcTGGGCTTAGAAGTGATACGTATCGAGTAGTTGTCACAATCCAAGTCCACATCTCTCTCGGCTTCTCGCGTGCTGTTGAAGTCCAGTGGTATGCCTTGACGAAAACAAAAGGGGCTATGTTATAATTTCTCAGTGTCTCGATCTCGGTAGAACTCAAGCCGATGCACTATGCAACCTCCTATCAGTAACCAAATCTAGTGCCCCTTCATGTATCAATGTATGGTCTGTCCATCATATCGTAACCGTTCTTCATTCACCATACACGAAAGTAGAGAGGGTGTAtctttttaaggttaaattgTTGTTCAACGAAAAGTCTTGTAAGAAGAATGATATACCACAGGCAAGTGAAGGCGGGAGTAAAGGGGGCGAGGGTTGCTAATTGTCAATGAGACAGCTCCAACCCGCCCCAATAACATGATTGTAACTTTAGCAACGTGTAAATTGCGAAGCTTCCAGTTATTGAGCAAATATCCTTAAGGCCGGAAAGCCCATGGACAGAAATGATAGCTTAATGGTGAGCCATGAACTGAGTTTTGCCGAATATTGAGGGTATGACTTTCAGTATTGTGAAGCACTGTGAACATGCTTCAGTTGCTGTCAGGGTCGCCAGTTCCTACATAGCTTTCTCCATTCATGTCTTTAACAATCTGAGAGTACTCTATGGCCATAGAATATGCAAGGTCGGATGCAACTACAAGTGGCTGGATTTTGCTGTCCCTGTCTTCTGGTTTAACCTTGGGCGGGATCTTACTTCCACCAGCTGCCCACTTGACTAGTATCCTACGTGTAGCACAGGTGATGCGTTGAATATTGTAGGAACTTACTCGTTGTCGCTCATGGTCGTCGTAGTTGTGAATAGCATTGATCTTGGCCTGAGTGACAGTGAGGCCTGGCTCGAATTCAATAGGCTCCGGAGTAAAAGCCAGTCCCTGACCGTTGTGCCAAGTCCACTCTATGGACTCAGCGTTTTCATTGACGAATAATCGTAAGTAAGCAGGCTCATCACACTTTCGTGTGGCATCCTTGGCAGCGTCATTGGagaaagtcttttttaaggATCCTACAGGAACCCCTGTGCTCAAGCGAGGAATATGTGACGGGTAACGATTCCTCTTCTGAGCAGTCGACCAATGGAGGAATATCTTGGCGTGAAACCTCTTCAAAAGCTTCTTCGAGTTTGCGCTAGCTTGCCCTCGCTGGTGAACAAGAACCCATGCGTATTCTTGGGCATGTTCGATGAGAGCGAGTTTGTCTTCCCTGGTGAGCTTGCTATGGTTGCGCAAGACTGTACTAGGATCTCTGGACGAAGGCACTTTGTCGTCGCTAATGAAGTCTTCTCGCAGAATCAGTCTGTCGCGCTCTTGGGAGGCCAAGGCGTAGTCGGCGGTGATAGAGGACTATTTTCTTTCTCAGGTCAGCCAAGAGAGATAGACGAGAATGCTGTAAATCAAATGCTTACAGAGATACAGCAGCAAGTATGTAAGATTGCCTTCCGCCACTTGATATAGGAGATGATGCGAAAATACGAAGAGGGATCGAATGTGCAGTGAAGGAGGTCCCCATTGGCATTGTATTTGCTCGCTCCTTCCCAAGATCTATTCGGGGCACCACAGCTAAGGCATGGGTGGATGCCTTAGGCAATTTCAGTGATTGATACTGCATGTTCATCTACTGTCGGCAGTGCAAGATCTCTACTTACCTCAGGTATCATCTAATTGAGCATTTAGTTCTTCAATTTACTAAGCCAACTAAAGGTATCGAAGAATGCGTATGATGCAAGCTTGGCTTCTCTCTAGGTATAGATTCGATATAACATTACTGAATACAAGTGAATGTTATCGTACCATCCCTTTCTACCCCTTTCAAGAGAGGAGTTGTTTCTTGAGGTTAAGTTTCCACGGACAGAGTTTGATGGTTTTATCATAAGGGAGTATGGAAATTTCACAGCTGTTAACTTGCACGGATCCATCATTTCACCCTGGTCCAGCTAGGGGGATTTCTTAAATCTCATAGTCTTCATCTGTTAATCATCATTTCCATAGAAGTTGgcattactattaatatatcaTCCTAGATAATATCCTCGCCGCTGGTGCTCTTCCTTTCTCCGGGTAGCGTCCATGTTCCAATGCTTTCCTGCTGATCGATTTCATTCTTCTAAACTAATTgtgtagctgtagctgtctGAGCCTACTGGTGCTCAACTCGCTGAGCCTGCCCAACCTTCCAAAGTGTGAGGGGAATCAAGTGCTTGTAAAGATGAAATCCCGATAAGAGACTTTCCGCCCTCCTCGAGTATAAGTTGGAAGGCCAAATTTGAAAAAATACTGTTAATATCAGGTGAAGTAATCATCTATGGAAGAACAGTAAAACTTTCAGGATCGTCCTAAAAGGGCTCCTAATTAGATTCTCCTCAAAGATCTACTGGTGGCTCAAGAGCTGAGGTGGGCTGCTTTCCCAGCTTTTTCTGCTATTGATTTCCGGATCCAGAGGCATATTGGAGAACTAGGTATGGAAGTTCAGCAAAGACATTGGATACCTAAGCAATTTGTCGAGCCGGGAACAAAAGCCCTGATCTGCCGAACATTATTATTATGAATCATGTCATATACGAAACTGTTCAGGCTAAACTCCTAATATACCATACAAGACACAGTTTCTTAAGGAAATCAATTATCTCGGCTGTTTAGACAAAAGTCAAGACCTATCTTATCCCATAAAGTTCAGAAGAGGCTATAAACACCAATGCGAATTTCGCCAGTAGAGGGACAGGAGACTGTTGTTCTCCTTCAAAGTATGATACTCTGCCAGGAAGCAGCTGCGATCTCCCAATAATAACAAAACCAACACACCATCGTAAGATAATTAGAACTAGTGTtccccagcttctcctctgaCTTGATTGTATGTCCAACGAATCAGGGGTAGCACACTGGCAAACGAAAAGAACATGAAATTTCCGCAATACGAGTTGGTGACTGACTAATTCGCATCTCCAAGCTACTAAACTGGACATTTGGCGCAATCTATCATCAGTTAGTAAGATGGCATGGGGCATGTAAGGAGCTTACAATTTGCGTGAGAATGGCTATAGTGAACAAGACTTGGCATCATCTCATACATATTCATCCTGATCCCCATACAGCCTGCAGGGGTTTTCTCCGAAGCTTGTGTAGGTCGATCAAGAAAGACTCTGTGGCATACATCTTCCTGTCAGGAAGCCCCTTTAGGGGCCATGCTTAGGCGGATCTctccagctcttcttcaatgaTCGCCTCACGTTCGGAGCGGGCCATGAGAAGACGTTCGACCTCATCGACGATACTGTCCCAGCGTTGTTCAACCCAATCGATCCAAAGCACCATTTTGAAGAGAGTGCCAGAGATACAGCCGCACATAAACTGGCCCTCTGCAATAAGCTCATTTGGCCAGTATCGCTCCTCAAACTTCTCTAATCGATCTCTGGCCCACTCTCTTTCCAGCATCGCGAGCTCGCCGAAGCCACAAGAGACTTCGTATTTGATGGTGCCATCAGCCTCATATGGTGTCCATTCGACGCCAAAGATACGCTCAGCCCTATACCTATAGGAAGGGATTTTCGACAGTCCGGAGCAGACATCCCAGTTTGCATATATCTTGAGATATTGCAAAGTGCCCCTTGCTATGTTTTCCAAAGCCCAGTGGCTCTCTGACCAACGCGCAATCCATTCATCACTCCAGTACTGTAGATATTCTGTGGAATACTCAGACATATTGAAATGTTGATGGAGCTCGAAGGGCGGGGGCTTGTGTGTTGATGGTTTTGGAGTAAAGCAACTGCGGTATCTTTGTCAATGTAAACGAGTCGAAcattgatgttggtgaaagaagaagatgaggaagcagGCGAGGGACAAGGGAGACGGTTTTCAAGGAATTAGCATTACTGGTGACTGTCCGATCCTAAGAGCCACTGCTAAGTATAGATTGAATGGCATCCATAAgtcactgccactgccactatTAAAATTGACTGTTCTGATATTCGAGCACCTCACGGCACTGGCAATGTGGAGAATGACACACCCCGAACATACACAGACGGTTGCTTCGGCAATCATTTCATTGTATtgataatttatattccatCTTGTTTTGTTCTTCATCTATGCTTCTTTACTCTTTATTCAAACTGCTCAACCTATAACATCATCGGCATCGATGGCgtccaacaccaccacaagCGATAGCCCTGAGGCAACAGCTTCGACTACAGGACTTCAAGTCCTGAATAATCAAACTAATCACGCTCAGCAAGTTTCTGAAACTCATCAGAATACCCAGGTTGCTCAGGCTCATCAGTCTCAAGAACATCCTCCCGCTCCTTCGGAACCCACTGATCATGTCAATGAACCCGTCGCTGACATCCCCAACCAACAGTACAATGTTCAAAATCTCATCGCCGGCTATTCTAGCATGCAGGCAGCTGCCAATTTATCCTTGCCCCAGCAGCCTCCCCATCAGGATATCATGCAGCAGTCAAATGTCTTTCCTCAGCAGTCTACCGACCCGAACTTCGTTCAGCATACATATGCATACCCCTCTCAGCAGGCTCTCCAGTATGCTTCTCACGCTGGCCAACAGCAGTATCCTCAGATGGGGCAGCAATTTCTAGCTCATTCGGCATTTCCCT of Fusarium musae strain F31 chromosome 5, whole genome shotgun sequence contains these proteins:
- a CDS encoding hypothetical protein (EggNog:ENOG41), with protein sequence MIPESSITADYALASQERDRLILREDFISDDKVPSSRDPSTVLRNHSKLTREDKLALIEHAQEYAWVLVHQRGQASANSKKLLKRFHAKIFLHWSTAQKRNRYPSHIPRLSTGVPVGSLKKTFSNDAAKDATRKCDEPAYLRLFVNENAESIEWTWHNGQGLAFTPEPIEFEPGLTVTQAKINAIHNYDDHERQRVSSYNIQRITCATRRILVKWAAGGSKIPPKVKPEDRDSKIQPLVVASDLAYSMAIEYSQIVKDMNGESYVGTGDPDSN